One Campylobacter concisus DNA window includes the following coding sequences:
- a CDS encoding 4'-phosphopantetheinyl transferase family protein yields MPIKRGEIYLFVGFEAEKFSQKMLDRKDRMKLKKYPNLANSNSFKLSRYLKFRAKKRGKICLSHKENIAVLAISKEKVGIDVEELKERNFDGVIKFCFSKKESEIYASAKDKMQKFYEIYTAKEAVIKAKNLAFNDLASAKFDEMERRYLIINNLFIICLAFKHCKDIIVKFL; encoded by the coding sequence ATGCCTATAAAAAGGGGTGAAATTTATCTTTTTGTTGGCTTTGAGGCTGAGAAATTTAGCCAAAAGATGCTAGATAGAAAAGATCGCATGAAGCTAAAAAAATATCCAAATTTAGCAAATTCAAACTCATTTAAACTCTCTAGATATTTAAAATTTAGAGCAAAAAAACGGGGCAAAATTTGCCTATCTCACAAAGAAAATATCGCCGTTTTGGCTATCTCAAAAGAAAAAGTTGGCATTGATGTGGAGGAGCTAAAAGAGCGAAATTTTGACGGAGTGATCAAATTTTGCTTTAGCAAAAAAGAGAGCGAAATTTACGCGAGTGCCAAAGATAAAATGCAAAAATTTTATGAAATTTATACCGCAAAAGAGGCTGTGATAAAAGCCAAAAATTTAGCCTTTAATGATCTTGCTAGCGCTAAATTTGACGAGATGGAGAGAAGATACTTGATTATTAATAATCTATTTATCATTTGCCTTGCATTTAAGCATTGCAAAGATATAATTGTTAAATTTTTATGA
- a CDS encoding ABC transporter substrate-binding protein has product MLSGELLKSHFAKFDLVAMLSEFFEQSCFDKEKFKVLRRDGFKSLDKSQRYELLKIADFKAHLDAKFQGFLRELMRSKILVVSGVEYKFGELEIYTCFDANTYKRSCEAGEIYFHNFGFDISFKSEPALYGGILVRSLKPLKERNFIFGPRKCALHILNSKISNLNFDLKEADFREDEVAFTPRIRSFKDKTELQNDALRAVSGEFIEALESVKEYKKRVENAYKKG; this is encoded by the coding sequence ATGCTATCAGGTGAGCTACTTAAAAGCCATTTTGCTAAATTTGATCTAGTGGCAATGCTTAGTGAGTTTTTTGAGCAAAGTTGTTTTGATAAAGAAAAATTTAAAGTACTTAGGCGAGATGGTTTTAAAAGCTTAGATAAGAGCCAAAGATATGAGCTTCTTAAAATAGCGGACTTTAAGGCGCATCTTGACGCCAAATTTCAGGGCTTTTTGCGTGAGCTGATGCGAAGCAAGATCCTCGTTGTAAGCGGCGTGGAGTATAAATTTGGCGAGCTTGAAATTTACACCTGCTTTGATGCTAACACCTACAAAAGATCGTGCGAGGCGGGCGAAATTTACTTTCACAACTTTGGTTTTGACATCTCTTTTAAGAGCGAGCCAGCGCTTTATGGCGGCATTTTGGTAAGGAGTTTAAAGCCATTAAAAGAGCGAAATTTCATCTTTGGACCAAGAAAATGTGCCTTGCATATCTTAAATAGCAAAATAAGTAATTTAAATTTTGATCTAAAAGAGGCTGATTTTAGAGAGGATGAGGTCGCTTTTACGCCAAGGATTAGATCGTTTAAAGATAAGACCGAGCTTCAAAATGACGCTTTAAGGGCGGTTAGTGGCGAGTTTATAGAGGCACTTGAAAGTGTAAAAGAGTATAAAAAAAGAGTTGAAAATGCCTATAAAAAGGGGTGA
- a CDS encoding TPM domain-containing protein, translating into MKKALALLLFAFCFCFALNFNEQINDEAHIFSQNERDELLNLVQNFEQNSTTQIAIVTLNSLENKSIEELSLEIARGYKLGQKEDNNGVLLVVAPNEKKVRIEVGYGLEGVLTDAVASEIINSVMIPEFKNGKMSEGVKEGVLAIIKVASGEEFSSKTSLSDLPFGVFAFFAGMLSCFASVIFGKFFMRTGFSTCFAGLVSTALEQGFGVQNYLIIFGAFAFIFAVFFFILKDVFKRNSQGGSLPMGFRRDNSGSNGGGRSSGRGGGFSGGGGGFGGGGASGSW; encoded by the coding sequence ATGAAAAAAGCTCTTGCTCTTTTGCTCTTTGCATTTTGCTTTTGTTTTGCTCTAAATTTCAATGAGCAGATCAACGATGAGGCTCATATCTTTTCACAAAACGAAAGAGATGAGCTTCTAAATTTAGTACAAAATTTTGAGCAAAATAGCACCACGCAAATCGCCATAGTGACTTTAAATTCGCTTGAAAATAAAAGCATCGAAGAGCTGTCTCTTGAGATTGCTAGAGGCTACAAGCTAGGTCAAAAAGAAGATAACAACGGCGTGCTTTTAGTGGTCGCTCCAAATGAGAAAAAGGTCCGCATCGAGGTTGGATACGGGCTTGAAGGGGTGCTAACTGATGCCGTGGCAAGCGAGATTATAAATAGCGTGATGATACCTGAGTTTAAAAATGGTAAGATGAGCGAAGGCGTGAAAGAGGGCGTTTTAGCGATCATAAAAGTGGCTAGCGGCGAGGAATTTAGTAGCAAAACTAGCCTTAGCGACTTGCCTTTTGGCGTATTTGCCTTTTTTGCTGGCATGCTCTCTTGTTTTGCCTCTGTGATCTTTGGCAAATTTTTTATGCGAACTGGCTTTAGCACGTGCTTTGCTGGACTTGTATCAACCGCACTTGAGCAGGGATTTGGCGTGCAAAACTACCTTATCATCTTTGGCGCCTTTGCCTTTATATTTGCGGTATTTTTCTTTATTTTAAAAGACGTTTTTAAGAGAAATAGCCAAGGCGGCTCTTTACCAATGGGCTTTAGACGCGATAATTCTGGCTCAAATGGTGGCGGTCGCTCAAGTGGCAGAGGAGGCGGCTTTAGTGGCGGCGGCGGTGGCTTTGGCGGAGGCGGAGCTAGCGGCAGCTGGTGA
- a CDS encoding LemA family protein, translated as MKNLIAIVVVIAALVFGAFKYANSFVVLDENTNEKWSQVLNQYKRRADLVPNLVETVKGYAAHEQKVFEDVANARSKSMQISIDASSLSDEAKVKEFMAAQGQLGSALGRLMAVSESYPELKANQNFLSLQSQLEGTENRISVARRDYIEAVKEYNVALRSFPGKFIASIFHPEMKPKQGIEVSSEDMKNPKVSFEK; from the coding sequence ATGAAAAATTTAATAGCCATAGTTGTGGTCATCGCCGCACTTGTTTTTGGCGCTTTCAAATACGCAAATTCATTTGTCGTGCTTGATGAAAACACCAACGAGAAGTGGTCTCAGGTGCTAAATCAATATAAAAGAAGAGCCGATCTCGTGCCAAATTTAGTTGAGACCGTAAAAGGCTACGCAGCTCACGAGCAAAAGGTCTTTGAAGATGTGGCAAACGCAAGAAGCAAGAGCATGCAAATAAGCATTGACGCAAGCAGTCTTAGCGACGAGGCAAAGGTTAAAGAATTTATGGCGGCTCAAGGTCAGCTAGGCTCTGCGCTTGGCAGGCTAATGGCAGTTAGCGAGAGCTACCCAGAGCTAAAAGCAAATCAAAATTTCCTCTCGCTCCAAAGCCAGCTTGAAGGCACAGAAAACCGCATAAGCGTAGCAAGACGCGACTACATCGAGGCCGTAAAAGAGTACAACGTAGCTCTTAGAAGCTTTCCAGGTAAATTTATAGCTAGCATCTTTCATCCAGAGATGAAGCCAAAGCAAGGCATCGAAGTTAGCAGCGAAGATATGAAAAATCCAAAAGTTTCGTTTGAGAAGTGA
- a CDS encoding retention module-containing protein, which yields MAKEAGVVKSLSGKAVAVDQNGNERELKVGDIVYMGESIKTSDAADKVTIVANNGKELTVLGSDTLSLNPNTIGAEGLADISALQNAILNGGDLTKLEETAAGGNAAAGGGDGVSLGEARFAEGGHYSNINETYRNLTDTNRAFASYDNPVGGYRDGNDGDDTIIPGAPLVTFVNDTNNDGTLSRVEHGNDTDINTSKVLITVPNDGTVRAGDVLNVTITDPDGNKTVTNVVITPAIISSGYPLDAPIKPGKVSTVDATITNFQGHVSGSSEDSVTPNRSSVSVEFTEDKSPDDGFLTYTENKNDGKQNESPVTITATDVIPGDILHVTLTKPDGTVTPLPPITINATDIVNNTFTKIISDMPVAEGKISKVDAYVTDSSNSNTWKSDIATDKVTPDVRPTLVFTEDGDNNGFLTDAENKGTDGNFRTSPVDITLPKDLVAGDKIVITYTDPSNPTGPKKDLTIKLTDEMITNHKVTGIELPIFPGVKTEASVHVVDKSGNQKSEESAPDSVTPQTIKMDMDLPEQKTLHEISRQESVNNYKDTYNGVEIDLGDQKVNHTTAKITLPNRIDDGDKLTLHVTKPDGTTYDRNFTIHMNEKGVIESVDEVDSAGSVIGRYNTSNKNFFKEDTNQWAIKVDGFELENGKDTKIKAEVTHPTHPTNPYLPTEENSKSASLELVKKPEVIFGEADGAKTMTREQAISDGDLNSTTVTIKLPKNAVNGDKLTVTIKEPDGKNPDGTTKFHEYTKHYTVEKDATGKLVGIKNDDNPSDHVTIKNGNSFEIPNIKTATGVKTEVTAEIVDSDGSIQHAESSSSVMIAGINDMAVRFVEDGDHNVSLTRGESKDGDNKLDETTIAVKVPNNVIANDIVTVTINGTSPKTYKITGRDDHGKITLEDTFTHTSVTVNDKNEFEIKGVHIEAGKPINVTAETTDASGGKKAEAQNHNTLEKLHDDMKITFGEDSNKDGILSSTEIGTTTPEATIKLPSNFVDGDKLIINSKTGNNSFSPENYTIHKNSNGVITVTNDNGGAPLTVNGNAVKYPLTNLQNGEETIITAKVTGAAGDVSETKSNIILDTGNGSGTRFRLLIDEDEDRNGVLDRKEAMTDTHLNTTSATLQIPTSVKVGDTITVNVDGGSPKTYKVASNDGTNVTIKDAVTNAPVTLGADNKLKIPDVHIDKDHPAKVEATINGVTKTAEAKLETFDATNLKVEFREDDASRDGKIDRDESISVDGVKVTTISVQVPYNVISGDKVSVTINEPQADGTMASRTLSYTVSKAPNGDISLVDAAGAHPLRNNTIEIGDVKMLPGKETSATATITNAAGDMFATSHEAKAQLAPLSEAGLSVSIAADRNDDGVISRDESGSNTSKVKVSIPGNVIKGDKIDVEITNPDNSQVTKHYEVDSKDANGNITLKEVVGSTTTYIQVSADHPLELDAAIAVGKDTVAKVTLTDEFGNTTNPVTDTAHAEVDAIRGIQFTEDTSRDNTLQGYENSKDQDTTPIKVYLNEDARAGDTVKIEYTDPDNHAQVKTQTHTLSAEDITNGAFEQSLDINARSAYDLKVDATFKTSQGLETKLPTQTLHIETEDYTVKYDEHTTMKGGDNKSDTLIVDGQTVDFSHVAGLDAKVESFENIQLQGNSEIKFDAKAIFDITDSLNTILKIKGAVDEHGNSTTKVDLDHKWTADSNYDAGGFKGYSSVDKVDVDGHQHTIHIQIDDKVQTDL from the coding sequence ATGGCTAAAGAAGCGGGTGTAGTAAAATCGCTAAGTGGCAAGGCGGTCGCAGTTGATCAAAACGGAAACGAGAGAGAGCTAAAAGTTGGCGACATCGTTTATATGGGTGAGAGTATCAAAACTAGCGATGCAGCTGACAAAGTAACTATTGTTGCAAATAACGGCAAAGAGCTAACTGTACTAGGCAGTGACACGCTTTCTTTAAATCCAAATACGATAGGCGCTGAGGGCTTAGCTGATATAAGTGCTTTGCAAAATGCTATTTTAAATGGCGGTGATCTAACAAAACTTGAAGAGACTGCTGCTGGTGGTAACGCTGCTGCTGGTGGTGGAGATGGTGTTAGCCTTGGCGAAGCTAGATTTGCTGAGGGCGGTCACTACTCAAATATCAATGAAACTTATAGAAATTTAACTGATACAAACAGAGCTTTTGCTTCATATGATAACCCAGTAGGTGGTTACAGAGATGGCAATGATGGCGACGATACTATAATCCCAGGTGCACCGCTTGTAACTTTTGTAAATGATACTAACAATGACGGCACCTTAAGTAGAGTTGAGCATGGAAACGATACAGATATAAATACATCTAAAGTTCTTATCACAGTGCCAAATGACGGTACAGTAAGAGCTGGCGATGTGCTAAATGTCACTATAACTGACCCGGATGGCAATAAAACTGTAACAAACGTAGTTATAACACCAGCTATCATAAGTAGTGGCTATCCGCTTGACGCACCTATAAAACCAGGCAAAGTTTCAACAGTAGATGCTACTATTACAAATTTCCAAGGACATGTTAGTGGTAGCAGTGAGGATAGTGTAACTCCAAATAGATCTAGCGTAAGTGTTGAATTTACAGAAGATAAGAGCCCAGATGATGGATTTTTAACATATACAGAAAATAAAAATGATGGTAAACAAAATGAGTCGCCAGTAACTATAACTGCAACAGACGTTATCCCTGGCGATATTCTTCACGTTACTCTAACAAAACCAGATGGTACAGTAACACCTTTACCACCTATAACCATCAATGCTACTGACATAGTAAATAATACTTTTACTAAAATCATCTCTGATATGCCAGTTGCTGAGGGTAAAATTTCAAAAGTAGATGCTTATGTTACTGATAGTTCAAATTCTAACACTTGGAAGAGCGATATAGCAACTGACAAGGTTACTCCAGATGTAAGACCGACTTTAGTATTTACTGAAGATGGTGACAACAATGGCTTTCTAACAGACGCAGAAAATAAAGGAACAGATGGAAATTTTAGAACTTCACCAGTAGATATAACACTTCCAAAAGATCTAGTAGCTGGCGATAAGATCGTTATAACTTATACTGATCCTTCGAACCCTACAGGACCAAAAAAAGATTTGACAATCAAACTTACTGATGAAATGATTACAAACCACAAAGTAACTGGCATTGAGCTTCCTATATTCCCAGGTGTGAAGACTGAAGCTAGCGTTCATGTTGTTGATAAAAGTGGCAACCAAAAGAGTGAAGAGTCGGCTCCAGATAGTGTAACGCCTCAAACTATAAAGATGGATATGGATTTACCAGAACAAAAAACTCTTCATGAAATTTCAAGGCAAGAGAGTGTTAATAATTATAAAGACACATATAATGGAGTAGAGATAGATCTAGGTGATCAAAAAGTAAATCACACAACCGCAAAAATCACATTACCAAATAGAATTGATGATGGCGATAAACTTACACTCCATGTAACTAAACCTGATGGAACTACTTATGATAGAAATTTCACTATACACATGAATGAGAAAGGTGTTATAGAAAGCGTAGATGAAGTTGATAGTGCAGGTAGTGTTATTGGTCGTTATAATACTTCAAATAAGAATTTCTTTAAAGAAGACACCAATCAATGGGCTATTAAAGTAGATGGTTTTGAGCTAGAGAATGGAAAAGATACAAAGATAAAAGCTGAAGTTACGCACCCAACACATCCAACAAATCCGTATTTACCTACTGAAGAAAATAGCAAATCAGCTAGCTTAGAGCTTGTAAAAAAACCTGAAGTTATCTTTGGTGAAGCTGATGGAGCTAAAACTATGACTAGAGAGCAAGCTATCAGCGACGGTGATCTTAATAGCACGACAGTTACCATTAAGCTTCCTAAAAATGCAGTAAATGGAGATAAACTAACTGTAACTATAAAAGAACCAGATGGAAAAAATCCAGATGGAACTACTAAATTTCATGAATATACTAAACATTACACTGTTGAAAAAGATGCTACTGGCAAGCTAGTTGGTATAAAAAATGATGATAATCCTAGTGACCATGTAACTATAAAAAATGGCAATAGTTTTGAAATACCTAATATCAAAACAGCAACTGGTGTAAAAACCGAAGTGACAGCTGAAATAGTAGATAGCGATGGTAGCATCCAACATGCCGAAAGTTCAAGTAGTGTTATGATAGCTGGCATAAATGATATGGCTGTAAGATTTGTAGAAGATGGTGATCATAATGTATCTTTGACAAGAGGTGAAAGTAAAGATGGAGATAATAAACTAGACGAAACTACAATCGCAGTAAAAGTGCCAAATAATGTTATAGCTAATGATATAGTAACTGTAACAATAAATGGCACTTCACCTAAAACCTATAAGATTACAGGTAGGGATGATCATGGTAAGATAACGCTAGAAGATACTTTTACTCATACTTCTGTGACCGTAAATGATAAAAATGAGTTTGAGATTAAAGGCGTTCATATAGAAGCTGGTAAGCCTATCAACGTAACTGCAGAGACTACCGATGCAAGCGGTGGTAAAAAAGCTGAAGCACAAAATCATAACACTCTTGAAAAACTTCACGATGATATGAAAATCACTTTTGGTGAAGATAGTAATAAAGACGGGATTTTAAGTAGTACAGAAATTGGAACTACTACTCCTGAGGCAACTATCAAGTTACCTTCAAATTTTGTTGATGGCGACAAGCTTATAATAAACAGCAAAACAGGCAATAATAGCTTCTCTCCGGAAAATTATACAATACATAAAAATAGTAATGGTGTTATTACTGTTACAAATGATAATGGAGGCGCCCCTTTAACAGTAAATGGCAATGCAGTTAAATATCCTCTAACAAATTTACAAAATGGCGAAGAGACTATCATTACTGCTAAAGTAACTGGTGCTGCTGGCGATGTATCAGAGACAAAGAGCAATATCATCCTTGATACAGGAAACGGCTCTGGAACAAGATTTAGACTACTTATCGATGAAGATGAAGATAGAAATGGTGTGCTAGATAGAAAAGAAGCTATGACAGATACACATCTAAATACAACTTCAGCTACGCTTCAGATACCAACAAGTGTAAAAGTAGGTGATACTATAACTGTTAATGTAGATGGAGGATCTCCTAAAACTTATAAAGTTGCTTCAAATGATGGTACAAACGTTACTATAAAAGACGCAGTAACTAATGCCCCTGTCACGCTTGGGGCAGATAATAAGCTAAAAATACCTGATGTTCATATAGACAAAGATCATCCAGCTAAAGTAGAAGCTACAATAAATGGAGTAACAAAAACGGCTGAAGCTAAGCTAGAAACATTTGATGCTACAAATTTAAAGGTTGAATTTAGAGAAGATGATGCAAGTAGAGATGGCAAGATAGATAGAGATGAGTCTATATCTGTTGATGGCGTTAAAGTAACAACTATAAGCGTTCAAGTGCCATATAATGTTATAAGCGGAGATAAAGTATCAGTAACTATCAATGAGCCACAAGCTGATGGTACTATGGCATCTAGAACTTTATCTTATACTGTTTCAAAAGCTCCTAATGGTGATATATCACTAGTAGATGCGGCTGGCGCTCATCCTTTACGTAACAATACTATTGAGATTGGCGATGTTAAAATGCTCCCAGGCAAAGAGACTAGCGCAACTGCAACCATAACAAACGCTGCTGGCGATATGTTTGCAACTTCTCATGAAGCTAAAGCACAACTTGCTCCACTAAGCGAGGCAGGACTAAGCGTAAGCATAGCTGCTGATAGAAACGATGATGGTGTGATCTCAAGAGATGAGTCAGGTAGTAATACTTCAAAAGTAAAAGTTTCTATCCCTGGAAATGTGATAAAAGGCGATAAGATAGATGTTGAGATAACAAATCCTGATAACTCTCAAGTAACTAAACATTATGAAGTTGATAGTAAAGATGCCAATGGCAATATAACATTAAAAGAAGTAGTAGGCTCTACTACTACCTATATCCAAGTCTCTGCAGATCATCCTCTTGAGCTTGATGCAGCTATCGCAGTTGGCAAAGATACAGTAGCAAAAGTAACTCTAACTGATGAATTTGGAAATACTACAAACCCAGTAACTGATACAGCACATGCTGAGGTTGATGCCATAAGAGGTATTCAATTTACGGAGGATACAAGTAGGGACAATACATTACAGGGTTATGAAAATTCTAAAGATCAGGACACAACGCCTATTAAAGTTTATCTGAACGAAGATGCAAGAGCTGGCGATACAGTAAAGATCGAGTATACTGATCCAGATAACCATGCGCAAGTTAAGACACAAACACATACGCTATCAGCTGAAGATATAACAAATGGTGCATTTGAGCAATCACTTGATATCAACGCAAGATCAGCTTATGATCTAAAAGTTGATGCAACATTTAAAACTTCACAAGGATTAGAGACTAAGCTTCCAACGCAAACACTTCATATAGAGACCGAAGACTATACGGTTAAATATGATGAACACACAACTATGAAAGGTGGCGATAACAAGAGTGATACTTTAATAGTTGATGGACAAACGGTTGATTTTAGTCATGTGGCTGGTCTTGATGCTAAAGTTGAAAGCTTTGAAAATATCCAACTTCAAGGCAACTCTGAGATCAAATTTGATGCAAAAGCTATCTTTGACATCACTGATAGTCTAAACACTATCCTTAAGATAAAAGGCGCTGTTGATGAGCATGGTAACTCAACTACAAAAGTTGATCTAGATCACAAATGGACTGCTGACTCTAACTACGATGCTGGCGGCTTTAAGGGCTACTCAAGCGTAGATAAGGTAGATGTAGATGGACACCAGCACACTATCCATATTCAAATAGACGATAAAGTCCAAACAGACCTATAA
- a CDS encoding pyridoxamine 5'-phosphate oxidase family protein has translation MDERIVKFLKKMHLASVCTIDDEGQPYAFSAFYAFDEVNFCLLLASCDESSHVKFLKNSKLVAGTVALDTKIVGKIEGVQFQGAMREASTIEREIYFKRFFYAKAMDPKIWSISLEKVKFTSNTLGFGKKIFWQK, from the coding sequence ATGGATGAGAGGATAGTTAAATTTTTAAAAAAGATGCATCTTGCAAGTGTTTGTACCATTGATGATGAGGGACAGCCTTATGCTTTTAGCGCATTTTACGCCTTTGATGAGGTAAATTTTTGTCTTTTACTAGCTAGCTGCGATGAGAGCTCGCATGTTAAATTTTTAAAAAACTCAAAGCTCGTTGCTGGCACAGTCGCTCTTGATACAAAGATCGTTGGCAAGATAGAGGGCGTGCAGTTTCAAGGAGCGATGAGAGAGGCTAGCACAATTGAGCGAGAAATTTACTTTAAAAGATTTTTTTACGCAAAGGCGATGGATCCAAAAATTTGGTCTATAAGCCTTGAAAAGGTTAAATTTACGAGTAACACTCTAGGTTTTGGCAAGAAAATTTTTTGGCAAAAGTAG
- a CDS encoding L-arabinose ABC transporter, with translation MCCFGTRIFLLMLITVLSFVFAKLCPVLPVVGYYLILANLLAILMFTLFFKGLLPSFVKVNAIHYFSLIGGFFGAFLTMLIFKKVAKDKFTLIELIIFTLWVLIIAIVIFKFQTILDIFRGI, from the coding sequence ATGTGTTGTTTTGGGACTAGGATATTTTTGCTGATGCTTATCACTGTTTTAAGCTTTGTTTTTGCTAAGCTTTGCCCAGTTTTGCCAGTCGTTGGCTACTACTTGATACTTGCAAATTTGCTTGCCATTTTGATGTTTACACTATTTTTTAAAGGGCTTTTGCCAAGCTTTGTAAAAGTAAATGCGATCCACTATTTTTCGCTAATTGGTGGTTTTTTTGGGGCGTTTTTAACAATGCTCATTTTTAAAAAGGTTGCAAAAGATAAATTTACTTTAATAGAGCTCATTATTTTTACGCTTTGGGTGCTGATAATTGCCATAGTCATCTTTAAATTTCAAACCATTCTTGACATTTTTAGGGGAATTTAG
- a CDS encoding ATP/GTP-binding protein, whose amino-acid sequence MQTNFYSQGSYNNMSFSMKTSSGDEISFSMYDNKSLEFSSQKNGSSSQRSLTLTHEYGYEFAYKGNGIDEQDMKEIEEAMKQIRPQVDEFMKNVKEGDKIAGSSQSISELSNKIKQMLPDAKDMDHKNFINDNMLKMFDELLAKNDANKNLLSATKRLFDTLLDESKKVSYYA is encoded by the coding sequence ATGCAAACAAATTTTTACTCTCAAGGAAGCTACAACAACATGAGCTTTTCGATGAAGACTAGCTCAGGCGATGAGATAAGCTTTTCGATGTATGACAACAAAAGTTTGGAGTTTTCTAGCCAAAAAAATGGCAGTTCAAGCCAAAGGAGCTTAACTCTCACGCACGAATACGGCTATGAGTTTGCCTATAAAGGCAACGGTATAGACGAGCAAGATATGAAAGAGATCGAAGAGGCGATGAAGCAAATTCGCCCACAGGTTGATGAGTTTATGAAAAATGTCAAAGAGGGCGACAAGATCGCAGGTAGCAGCCAAAGCATAAGCGAGCTTTCAAACAAGATCAAGCAGATGTTGCCTGACGCAAAAGATATGGATCATAAAAATTTCATAAATGATAATATGCTAAAGATGTTTGACGAACTTTTAGCTAAAAATGATGCTAATAAAAACCTACTAAGTGCGACAAAAAGGCTATTTGACACATTGCTTGATGAGAGCAAAAAAGTATCTTACTACGCATAA
- a CDS encoding EI24 domain-containing protein, whose translation MINLLRLGFKDFFTAKFITLSILPLFLSIASLAWLTIWGGGEIFDLLSDGAKNENFAFLESNSTLSFIAIKILSFSATKWIVSILFYVLSTFLTIIISIVIALIVAGFLTPVVAKEINKRHYNYVLKSEASTARVLKVMMVEIVKFLGILLVCLPLLFVPFVNFFIINVPFFYIYYKLLLIDVGSNTLDSDKFELALLEGGGVKFIAFTLLFYLISLVPLVGLFFQLYFVIVLSHLFYQREALVKI comes from the coding sequence ATGATAAATCTTCTTCGCCTTGGCTTTAAAGACTTTTTTACAGCCAAATTTATAACGCTATCTATATTGCCGCTTTTTCTTAGCATCGCAAGCCTTGCGTGGCTTACGATCTGGGGAGGCGGCGAGATATTTGACCTTTTAAGCGATGGCGCTAAAAACGAAAATTTCGCCTTTTTAGAGTCAAACTCGACGCTATCTTTTATAGCTATTAAAATTTTAAGCTTTAGCGCTACAAAGTGGATAGTTAGCATACTTTTTTACGTCTTAAGCACATTTTTAACGATCATCATTAGCATCGTGATAGCTCTAATCGTAGCTGGCTTTTTAACGCCAGTTGTAGCCAAAGAGATAAACAAAAGGCACTACAACTACGTGCTTAAAAGCGAGGCTAGCACGGCTAGAGTGCTAAAGGTGATGATGGTTGAGATCGTGAAATTTCTTGGGATCTTACTCGTTTGCTTGCCACTTTTGTTTGTGCCATTTGTAAATTTCTTCATCATCAACGTGCCGTTTTTTTACATCTACTATAAGCTTTTACTAATAGACGTCGGCTCAAACACGCTTGATAGCGATAAATTTGAGCTAGCGTTGCTTGAAGGCGGTGGGGTTAAATTTATAGCTTTTACACTTTTATTTTATCTGATCTCGCTTGTGCCGCTTGTGGGATTATTTTTTCAGCTTTATTTTGTGATAGTCTTGTCGCACCTCTTTTATCAAAGAGAGGCGCTGGTTAAAATTTAG
- the dut gene encoding dUTPase, with translation MDERTIVLEMLKMQQSLNDETNGLGWENGYTNKNKLISWRRCIYMECAELIDSFAWKHWKSIDAKTDEQNLRIEVVDIWHFIMSLALQIYKAKQLGDVETLAEDICQSSGFSDYCKEPLKVEDESIYEIMNDVEMLIHECSGFDYDIFDIFKIYFSMSLKCGVNLYSLYECYIAKNVLNRFRQNNGYKEGSYKKIWNGREDNEVMSEILSNGVSKIDEIYAALEREYKKVK, from the coding sequence ATGGATGAAAGAACTATTGTTTTAGAGATGTTAAAGATGCAACAAAGCCTAAATGACGAGACAAACGGGCTTGGTTGGGAAAATGGCTATACAAATAAAAATAAACTCATAAGCTGGAGGCGTTGCATATATATGGAGTGCGCTGAGCTCATTGACAGCTTTGCGTGGAAGCACTGGAAGAGCATAGATGCCAAGACTGATGAACAAAATTTACGCATCGAGGTTGTCGATATCTGGCACTTTATAATGAGCCTAGCGCTACAAATTTACAAGGCAAAACAGCTTGGCGATGTTGAGACTTTGGCTGAGGATATCTGCCAGTCAAGCGGCTTTAGCGACTATTGCAAAGAGCCATTAAAAGTTGAAGATGAGAGCATTTATGAGATCATGAACGACGTTGAGATGCTCATACATGAGTGCAGCGGCTTTGACTATGATATCTTTGATATCTTTAAAATTTATTTCTCAATGTCTTTAAAATGTGGCGTAAATTTATACTCGCTTTATGAGTGCTACATCGCTAAAAACGTGCTAAATCGCTTCCGCCAAAATAACGGCTACAAAGAGGGAAGCTATAAGAAAATTTGGAACGGACGTGAAGATAACGAAGTGATGAGCGAAATTTTATCAAATGGCGTTAGTAAGATAGATGAAATTTACGCCGCACTTGAGCGTGAGTACAAAAAGGTAAAATGA